A genomic segment from Propionibacteriaceae bacterium ZF39 encodes:
- a CDS encoding CbiQ family ECF transporter T component, with protein sequence MSAHHQLFGLYVPGRTWLHRLGVGPKFALMVVVSLVPLLVRQPWLSGVFLALTALLVLSTRLGWRRCIALPRALWIMAGLLVAYQLIWGTWQDGLMLVANLVVCLYASRILTLTTPAPVLLDALVAAARPVRWVGGNPERVGLAASLMIRSIPFLFGSFASVRAAARARGLERNLFAQLAPVVVAAVAYARATGEALMARGLGDEEAD encoded by the coding sequence ATGAGTGCGCACCATCAACTGTTCGGCCTCTATGTGCCGGGGCGAACCTGGCTGCACCGCCTCGGCGTGGGCCCCAAGTTCGCCCTGATGGTGGTCGTCTCGCTCGTTCCGCTCCTGGTCCGTCAGCCGTGGCTTTCCGGTGTCTTCCTGGCGCTGACGGCGCTGCTGGTCCTGTCGACGCGGCTCGGTTGGCGTCGGTGTATCGCCCTGCCCCGCGCCCTGTGGATCATGGCCGGGCTGCTCGTGGCCTATCAACTGATCTGGGGCACCTGGCAGGACGGCCTGATGCTGGTCGCCAACCTGGTGGTCTGCCTCTATGCCTCCCGCATCCTGACGCTCACCACACCGGCGCCCGTCCTGCTCGATGCGCTGGTAGCCGCCGCCCGTCCCGTGCGCTGGGTCGGCGGCAACCCCGAGCGGGTGGGGCTCGCCGCCTCCCTCATGATCCGCAGCATCCCGTTCCTGTTCGGATCCTTCGCCTCCGTACGCGCCGCGGCCCGGGCCCGTGGGCTCGAGCGCAACCTGTTCGCCCAGCTTGCGCCGGTTGTCGTGGCCGCCGTTGCGTACGCCCGGGCGACCGGTGAGGCGCTCATGGCCCGCGGGCTCGGCGATGAGGAAGCCGACTAG
- a CDS encoding ABC transporter ATP-binding protein, with translation MSDIRLVGVDVEVPVFAGRDVATKTLLSGVDLVLTEQRIGVIGANGSGKSTLLRLLNGLIAPTRGRVLVNGVDTVADGKRVRQQVGFIFTDPLAQLVMSTPIEDIELSLRRRIRRRSEREAAAYALLEARGLGKLARQSIYDLSGGERQLVSLTTVLAVEPAIIVADEPTTLLDLRNRELMRAAFADLEQQLIVSTHDLDLALDFERVLVVDAGRIAFDGPASTAVEHYRGLMV, from the coding sequence GTGAGCGACATTCGGCTGGTCGGCGTCGACGTCGAGGTCCCCGTCTTCGCGGGCCGCGATGTGGCCACGAAGACCCTGCTCTCCGGCGTCGATCTGGTCCTGACCGAACAACGCATCGGGGTCATCGGAGCCAATGGGTCGGGCAAGTCCACGCTGCTGCGACTCCTCAACGGACTCATTGCGCCCACGCGGGGTCGGGTGCTGGTCAATGGCGTCGACACGGTCGCGGACGGCAAGCGCGTACGCCAGCAGGTGGGATTCATCTTCACCGACCCCCTCGCCCAACTCGTCATGTCCACCCCGATCGAGGACATCGAACTCAGCCTGCGGCGTCGGATCCGGCGCCGCTCGGAACGTGAGGCGGCGGCGTACGCCCTGCTCGAAGCCCGGGGGCTCGGCAAGCTGGCCCGCCAGTCGATCTATGACCTGTCCGGCGGGGAGCGGCAATTGGTCTCGCTCACGACCGTGCTGGCCGTCGAGCCGGCGATCATTGTGGCCGACGAGCCCACCACCCTGCTCGACCTGCGGAATCGCGAGCTCATGCGTGCCGCCTTCGCGGATCTGGAACAGCAGCTCATCGTGTCGACCCACGACCTGGATCTCGCGCTCGACTTCGAACGGGTTCTCGTGGTCGATGCGGGTCGGATCGCCTTCGACGGGCCGGCCTCCACGGCGGTCGAGCACTATCGGGGGTTGATGGTATGA
- a CDS encoding biotin transporter BioY codes for MTAPSRRSFTPTDVALVAVFAALIAVLSIMPAITIAGPVPITLQTLGVALAGLVLGPLRGFLAVVLYLVVGFAGLPVFAGGAAGLAVLGKPSAGYLLSFPVAALVAGLLVTVLPRLPGPRYLWYFLSGIAASILVIHPAGILGLMVNANMSLGKAFLTDIAFWPGDVVKNLVAAGLALAVHKAFPDLVLGRSRKPAAATVAV; via the coding sequence GTGACCGCTCCCAGCCGTCGTTCGTTCACCCCGACCGATGTCGCGCTCGTCGCCGTTTTCGCTGCGCTGATCGCCGTGTTGTCGATCATGCCCGCGATCACGATCGCCGGGCCGGTGCCGATCACCCTGCAGACGCTGGGGGTGGCTCTGGCAGGCCTGGTGCTGGGGCCGCTCCGCGGCTTCCTCGCCGTGGTGCTCTATCTGGTCGTCGGTTTCGCAGGGCTCCCCGTCTTTGCCGGTGGGGCGGCCGGACTGGCGGTCCTCGGCAAGCCCTCGGCCGGTTATCTGCTGTCATTCCCGGTCGCCGCGCTGGTCGCCGGACTGCTGGTGACGGTGCTCCCGAGGCTGCCCGGCCCGCGCTATCTCTGGTATTTCCTTTCCGGAATCGCCGCCAGCATCCTGGTCATCCACCCGGCCGGCATCCTCGGTCTCATGGTCAACGCCAACATGTCCCTCGGCAAGGCGTTCCTCACCGATATCGCGTTCTGGCCCGGCGATGTCGTCAAGAATCTTGTGGCCGCGGGCCTCGCCCTCGCTGTCCACAAGGCCTTTCCCGATCTGGTGCTGGGCCGCAGCCGGAAGCCGGCGGCCGCTACCGTCGCCGTGTGA
- a CDS encoding DoxX family protein → MATRHDPSDQGDLGDTPTRAENVPASSETDAKTTAEPTATRGTADRTTADGTTTDRTTGAGTTAAGTTAATAAPAAARTGDTPEATRREKIQGTRGTVQTREQRLEEEATEHRRESAYQLARARTSNRTSTDFGLLLLRVLPVIMFLHGLRKASNFSGFRDTVAGNSFGALAPDVFAIMVVAGQLILPILIAIGLLTRLSALLMAVMMAFVWVLTQLPNGLIDARTGGIVGEAAIMFVIVSLPLIFTGPGRFSLDHALTAKRAEARAQRRADKAVA, encoded by the coding sequence ATGGCCACTCGACATGACCCCTCAGACCAAGGCGATCTGGGCGATACCCCCACCCGGGCCGAAAACGTCCCGGCATCGTCCGAGACCGATGCGAAGACCACCGCAGAGCCGACGGCAACCCGGGGCACCGCCGACAGGACCACTGCCGACGGAACCACCACCGACCGGACCACCGGTGCCGGGACCACCGCCGCCGGGACGACCGCCGCGACCGCTGCCCCGGCGGCCGCCCGGACGGGCGATACGCCCGAGGCGACGCGGCGCGAAAAGATCCAGGGCACGCGCGGAACTGTGCAGACCCGCGAACAGCGGCTCGAGGAGGAGGCCACCGAGCACCGACGTGAGTCGGCGTACCAGCTGGCCCGGGCCCGCACCAGCAACCGGACCTCGACCGACTTCGGCCTTCTGCTGCTGCGCGTGCTTCCGGTGATCATGTTCCTGCACGGCCTGCGCAAGGCGAGCAACTTCAGCGGCTTCCGCGACACCGTGGCAGGCAACAGCTTCGGCGCCCTGGCCCCCGATGTGTTCGCCATCATGGTCGTCGCCGGACAGCTCATCCTGCCGATCCTGATCGCCATCGGTCTGCTGACCCGCCTCTCGGCGCTGCTCATGGCCGTGATGATGGCCTTCGTCTGGGTTCTGACCCAGCTCCCGAACGGGCTGATCGACGCCCGGACGGGCGGCATCGTGGGCGAGGCCGCGATCATGTTCGTGATCGTGTCGCTCCCGTTGATCTTCACCGGTCCCGGCAGGTTCTCGCTGGACCATGCACTCACCGCAAAGCGTGCCGAAGCCCGGGCCCAGCGCCGGGCCGACAAGGCCGTCGCCTGA
- a CDS encoding DUF6458 family protein, translating into MRAVRVGGPIALIVIGLILALAISDMIPNVDLTMIGWIFVAAGAVWLVIELVMNSRSRRTVTEVRDTRPGGGTRAEYREDI; encoded by the coding sequence ATGCGCGCAGTCCGAGTGGGCGGCCCCATTGCCCTGATTGTCATCGGTCTCATCCTTGCTCTCGCCATCAGCGACATGATTCCCAATGTCGACCTCACCATGATCGGTTGGATCTTCGTGGCCGCCGGCGCCGTGTGGCTCGTCATCGAGCTCGTCATGAACAGCCGTTCGCGGCGTACCGTCACCGAGGTTCGTGACACCCGCCCCGGCGGCGGCACCCGCGCCGAATATCGCGAGGACATCTGA
- a CDS encoding DUF2207 domain-containing protein, with protein sequence MRHLLRVLALLVLTGIALSFSPVAHADDQPSSWNIPRYDVTAQLQGDGTARVTLDFDFNFGNDPGHGPFITLPLRQEVLNDPDVWRMLDVDVESVTSATGANTAIQRSTENGMLLVRVGTEGRRFTGVQNYRITYLIRGLIAPNHPESGLDEFNWNAVGTGWQVPIRQVNVTVEGPVDITRTACWSGSDFRSACDAGQQGATATYSATSLGMGRGMQVVAGFPVGTFVGAEPRYTKRANIGNMVPVTPLSAGLTGVLSLIGVGAVTALVRRRGRDLAYVGLTPGLTPARGQEAAVGAAKRTPVTVQFQPPRGATPGEVGTLIDASADNRDVTGAIIDLAVRGHIHIQQLSDQDWKFSQRQTDDQLLPFERELMGRLFRGRRSVSTTDMKSQAYAGLLPNTRSALYRQVAQERRWFQVRPDLAKASAVAMGVLIAVGGVGLGFVLGWTAGLGLIGLAGVITGVLLMALSGKMPARTPEGSAMLAQSKGFELYLKTAEADQIRFEEGIDVYSRYLPYAIVFGVAERWTKTFQQLAAEGRYQPNMYWYGSPYGSGFFYGAAFGSMMDSMTAAMSEAMSSAMTAGTSATGGGSGFSMGGGGFGGGGGGGW encoded by the coding sequence ATGAGGCATCTCCTCCGCGTTCTGGCGCTGCTGGTCCTGACCGGGATCGCCCTGTCCTTCTCCCCCGTGGCCCACGCGGACGACCAGCCCTCGTCGTGGAATATCCCGCGTTATGACGTCACTGCACAGCTGCAGGGGGACGGCACCGCGCGGGTGACGCTCGACTTCGACTTCAATTTCGGCAATGACCCGGGGCACGGACCGTTCATCACCCTGCCCCTGCGCCAGGAGGTCCTCAACGATCCCGACGTGTGGCGCATGCTCGACGTCGACGTCGAGTCCGTGACCAGCGCCACGGGCGCCAACACCGCGATCCAGCGGTCGACCGAGAACGGGATGCTTCTGGTCCGCGTCGGCACCGAAGGCCGGCGCTTCACCGGGGTCCAGAACTACCGGATCACCTACCTCATCCGCGGCCTCATCGCCCCGAACCATCCCGAAAGCGGGCTCGACGAGTTCAACTGGAATGCCGTCGGCACCGGCTGGCAGGTGCCGATCCGCCAGGTCAACGTCACCGTGGAGGGGCCGGTCGACATCACGCGCACGGCCTGCTGGTCGGGCAGCGATTTCCGCTCCGCGTGTGACGCCGGCCAGCAGGGCGCCACGGCCACCTATTCGGCGACATCGCTCGGCATGGGGCGTGGCATGCAGGTGGTGGCCGGGTTCCCGGTCGGCACCTTCGTCGGCGCCGAACCCCGCTACACCAAGCGCGCCAACATCGGCAACATGGTCCCCGTCACGCCGCTGAGTGCCGGCCTGACCGGCGTGCTGAGCCTGATCGGCGTGGGCGCCGTCACCGCTCTGGTACGCCGCAGGGGTCGCGACCTGGCGTATGTCGGGCTCACGCCCGGCCTGACCCCGGCCCGCGGGCAGGAAGCCGCGGTGGGAGCCGCCAAGCGCACGCCGGTGACCGTGCAGTTCCAGCCGCCGCGCGGGGCAACCCCGGGCGAGGTCGGCACGCTGATCGACGCGAGCGCCGACAACCGGGATGTCACGGGCGCGATCATCGACCTCGCCGTGCGGGGTCACATCCACATCCAGCAGCTCTCCGATCAGGATTGGAAGTTTTCCCAGCGCCAGACGGATGACCAGCTCCTGCCCTTCGAACGGGAGCTGATGGGCCGCCTGTTCCGCGGCCGCCGCTCGGTCTCGACCACCGACATGAAGAGCCAGGCCTATGCCGGGCTGCTGCCGAACACGCGCTCGGCGCTCTATCGACAGGTGGCCCAGGAACGCCGGTGGTTCCAGGTCCGGCCCGATCTCGCCAAGGCTTCGGCTGTCGCGATGGGCGTCCTGATCGCCGTTGGTGGCGTTGGCCTCGGCTTCGTGTTGGGCTGGACGGCCGGGTTGGGCCTCATCGGCCTGGCCGGGGTGATCACCGGCGTGCTGCTGATGGCGCTGTCGGGAAAGATGCCGGCCCGGACACCGGAAGGCTCGGCCATGCTGGCTCAGAGCAAGGGCTTCGAGCTCTATCTGAAAACGGCGGAGGCCGACCAGATCCGGTTCGAGGAGGGCATCGACGTCTATTCGCGTTATCTGCCCTATGCGATCGTGTTCGGGGTCGCCGAGCGTTGGACCAAGACGTTCCAGCAGCTTGCCGCCGAAGGTCGCTATCAGCCGAATATGTATTGGTATGGCTCGCCCTATGGCAGCGGCTTCTTCTATGGCGCGGCCTTCGGATCGATGATGGATTCGATGACGGCGGCCATGTCCGAAGCGATGTCCTCGGCCATGACCGCCGGGACCTCGGCGACCGGTGGCGGCTCGGGCTTCTCGATGGGCGGCGGCGGCTTCGGCGGCGGTGGTGGCGGCGGCTGGTGA
- a CDS encoding DUF6458 family protein, translating to MSDSQGIVMRAVRLGGPLTLVVIGLILALAVTSNLQGLNLNVVGWIVAGAGVVWFVLDYTLNRPVATEIVEEARGKDVDGRDITQRVVRKEEKREEF from the coding sequence GTGAGCGACAGTCAGGGGATCGTGATGCGCGCAGTTCGATTGGGCGGGCCGTTGACGCTCGTGGTGATCGGCCTGATCCTGGCGCTCGCGGTCACGAGCAACCTGCAGGGGCTCAATCTCAACGTCGTGGGTTGGATCGTCGCCGGAGCCGGCGTGGTCTGGTTCGTGCTCGACTACACCCTCAATCGTCCGGTCGCCACCGAGATCGTCGAGGAAGCACGCGGCAAGGATGTCGACGGACGCGATATCACGCAGCGCGTCGTCCGCAAGGAAGAGAAGCGCGAGGAGTTCTGA
- a CDS encoding DUF1622 domain-containing protein codes for MTELLEHVARGFEVVGVFTLVVGLLFAVTLALVTWARSRDGRRAYRALRETFGGVLLLALEILVAADLIQTVAVTPTLGSVLTLGLIVLIRTFLSFSLQVEMEGDLPWRRALRSGAQVTSEAVRRAGRAD; via the coding sequence ATGACCGAACTGCTGGAACACGTGGCTCGCGGGTTCGAGGTCGTGGGTGTGTTCACCCTCGTCGTGGGCCTGCTGTTCGCGGTGACCCTGGCTCTGGTGACCTGGGCCAGATCCCGGGACGGGCGCCGGGCCTATCGGGCGCTGCGGGAGACCTTCGGCGGCGTACTCCTCCTCGCCCTCGAGATCCTGGTCGCCGCCGATCTCATCCAGACCGTCGCCGTCACTCCCACTCTGGGCAGCGTGCTGACGCTCGGCCTGATCGTGCTGATCCGGACTTTCCTGAGCTTCTCGCTCCAGGTCGAAATGGAGGGTGACCTCCCCTGGCGGCGTGCGCTGCGGTCGGGGGCTCAGGTCACTTCGGAGGCGGTACGCCGGGCCGGCCGAGCTGACTAG
- a CDS encoding PhoX family phosphatase — MHDDHDEISNESGNKLFSDIVNARATRRGFVVGSLGAAALTFVGASQAQANPNKGPNNNSGKGKGADKGLIGFTSIPLNGGPYPTIAPEYALAAILPWREKIDGSGESYPYNLTSEQQEKAIGLGHDGMWLFNDEVLCLNLEYGTNYHMFGRNDVRSLEEVRTVQAAHGVAVVALQRTGDTFKMKRDRRNRRIHVNTPVEFSGPAAGSDLLVTKIDNHNPKGTVNNCSMGHTPWGTYLTCEENFDQYFGSKDKSWTASDEQKRMSISGPNEGAGYGWFDYDDRFDLAKNENEDNRFGWVVEIDPQNPNAKPIKRTALGRFKHEGATVVEGIAKRIVVYSGDDERNEYIYKFVSAQNWRAMMARGKHPLDEGTLYVAEFKADGTGVWNELSPKNPKLADKTMDWILVNTRAAADIAGATKMDRPEWITVGQNQEVFCTLTNNTNPVGHPDRPANLANNADGHIVRWKDSRSHVGTSFEWDFFAIAKEVHDKDGQMFGSPDGIWADMKGRVFVETDGTQPGKNNDQLLVADQKTAEFKRLMTGVRGGEVTGITTADNQRVMLANIQHPGNGDPAVTDFPSAMLKDGQTVPRDATLVIVRKDKGIIGS; from the coding sequence GTGCACGACGACCATGACGAAATCAGCAACGAGAGCGGCAACAAGCTCTTCAGCGACATCGTGAACGCCCGCGCCACCCGGCGCGGCTTCGTTGTCGGCTCCCTGGGCGCCGCTGCCCTGACCTTCGTCGGCGCCAGCCAGGCGCAGGCCAACCCGAACAAGGGCCCCAACAACAACAGTGGCAAGGGCAAGGGTGCCGACAAGGGCCTCATCGGCTTCACGTCGATCCCGCTGAACGGTGGCCCCTACCCGACCATCGCCCCGGAGTACGCCCTCGCGGCCATCCTCCCCTGGCGCGAGAAGATCGACGGCTCGGGCGAGTCCTATCCCTACAACCTCACCTCCGAGCAGCAGGAGAAGGCCATCGGCCTCGGCCACGACGGCATGTGGCTGTTCAATGACGAGGTCCTCTGCCTCAACCTCGAATACGGCACGAACTACCACATGTTCGGCCGCAACGATGTCCGCAGCCTCGAAGAGGTCCGCACGGTCCAGGCCGCCCATGGCGTTGCGGTCGTGGCGCTCCAGCGGACCGGTGACACCTTCAAGATGAAGCGTGACCGTCGCAACCGTCGCATCCACGTGAACACCCCGGTCGAGTTCTCGGGCCCGGCTGCCGGCTCCGACCTGCTGGTCACCAAGATCGACAACCACAACCCCAAGGGCACCGTCAACAACTGCTCGATGGGCCACACGCCGTGGGGCACCTATCTCACCTGCGAGGAGAACTTCGACCAGTACTTCGGGTCGAAGGACAAGTCCTGGACCGCCAGCGACGAGCAGAAGCGCATGAGCATCTCCGGCCCCAACGAGGGTGCGGGCTATGGCTGGTTCGACTATGACGACCGGTTCGACCTCGCGAAGAACGAGAACGAGGACAACCGCTTCGGCTGGGTTGTCGAGATCGATCCGCAGAACCCGAACGCCAAGCCGATCAAGCGCACCGCGCTCGGACGCTTCAAGCACGAGGGTGCGACCGTCGTCGAGGGCATCGCCAAGCGCATCGTGGTCTATTCGGGTGATGACGAGCGCAACGAATACATCTACAAGTTCGTCTCCGCCCAGAACTGGCGCGCGATGATGGCCCGCGGCAAGCACCCGCTCGACGAGGGCACCCTCTATGTCGCCGAGTTCAAGGCCGACGGCACCGGTGTCTGGAACGAGCTGAGCCCGAAGAACCCGAAGCTCGCCGACAAGACCATGGACTGGATCCTGGTCAACACCCGCGCTGCCGCCGACATCGCCGGCGCCACCAAGATGGACCGTCCCGAGTGGATCACCGTTGGCCAGAACCAGGAAGTGTTCTGCACCCTGACCAACAACACCAACCCGGTTGGCCACCCCGACCGTCCGGCCAACCTGGCGAACAATGCCGACGGTCACATCGTTCGCTGGAAGGACAGCCGCAGCCACGTCGGCACGTCCTTCGAGTGGGACTTCTTCGCGATCGCCAAGGAGGTCCACGACAAGGACGGTCAGATGTTCGGCTCGCCGGATGGCATCTGGGCGGACATGAAGGGCCGCGTGTTCGTCGAGACCGATGGCACCCAGCCCGGCAAGAACAACGACCAGCTCCTGGTCGCCGACCAGAAGACCGCCGAGTTCAAGCGCCTGATGACCGGCGTCCGCGGCGGCGAGGTCACCGGCATCACCACCGCCGACAACCAGCGCGTCATGCTGGCCAACATCCAGCACCCCGGCAACGGTGACCCCGCGGTCACCGACTTCCCGTCGGCGATGCTCAAGGACGGCCAGACCGTCCCGCGTGACGCCACCCTGGTGATCGTCCGCAAGGACAAGGGCATAATCGGTTCCTGA